The proteins below are encoded in one region of Aquisphaera giovannonii:
- a CDS encoding class I SAM-dependent methyltransferase, whose product MNRTAFAIAAMIGAAILAPTAQEQAGQPGRGGPGNPLLQAFDSDRDGVLSPAEIDAAAAKLREHDANKDGRLTADELPRGPGRGMRGGPGGPGEMTSANDPGKPMLPKDDGERRILAALEQARGGERYANVSTSDGRLLRELAESIGAKRVVELGTSTGESGLWFAMALRKTGGRLYTHDIDPGRIAVARENFRRGGVDDIVTIVEGDAHETATRNKEPIDLLFIDADKEGYDAYLRDLLPYVRPGGLILAHNMRRPAPNPRYIEAITTSPDLDTTFVLMDGAGISITLKKH is encoded by the coding sequence GAACCGCACGGCATTCGCGATCGCCGCGATGATCGGGGCCGCCATCCTGGCCCCGACGGCCCAGGAGCAGGCCGGACAGCCCGGGCGCGGAGGGCCCGGCAATCCGCTGCTCCAGGCCTTCGACTCCGACCGCGACGGCGTCCTCTCGCCGGCCGAGATCGACGCGGCGGCCGCGAAGCTCCGGGAGCATGACGCCAACAAGGACGGCAGGCTGACGGCCGATGAGCTGCCCCGCGGCCCCGGCCGAGGCATGCGTGGCGGCCCCGGCGGACCGGGGGAGATGACCTCCGCGAACGACCCGGGCAAGCCGATGCTGCCGAAGGACGACGGCGAGAGGCGCATCCTCGCCGCCCTGGAGCAGGCCCGCGGCGGCGAGCGTTACGCCAACGTCTCCACGTCCGACGGCCGGCTCCTCCGCGAGCTCGCCGAGTCCATCGGGGCGAAGCGGGTGGTCGAGCTGGGCACGTCCACCGGCGAGTCGGGCCTCTGGTTCGCCATGGCGCTCCGGAAGACCGGCGGCAGGCTCTACACGCACGACATCGACCCCGGCCGGATCGCCGTCGCCCGCGAGAACTTCAGGCGCGGGGGCGTGGACGACATCGTCACGATCGTCGAGGGCGACGCCCACGAGACGGCGACCCGCAACAAGGAGCCGATCGACCTCCTGTTCATCGACGCGGACAAGGAGGGCTACGACGCGTATCTGCGGGACCTCCTCCCCTACGTCCGGCCCGGCGGCCTGATCCTGGCCCACAACATGAGGCGGCCGGCGCCCAATCCCCGCTACATCGAGGCGATCACGACCAGCCCCGAC